ttttggcacaatgactctgtgtattccttccatcttcttttgatgcttcctgcactgttCAGCATTTTGCCcctagaattcttcactattgcaatttgaggcttgaattttttcttcagttctttcagcttgagaaatgccaagtgtgtttttcccttttggttttctaactccaggtctttgtgtatttcactataatactttactttgtcttctccagacactctttgaaaccttctgttcagctcttttacttcatcatttcttcctttcgctttagctattctacattcaagaagaAGCTTcggagtctcttctaacatccaatttggtcttttctttctttcctgtctttttaatgacctcttgatttcttcatgtataatgttcttgatgtcattccacgactggtctggtcttcaatcattagtgttcaacgcatcaaatttattcccgaacggtctctaaattcagtgggatatactcaaggtcgtactttgctctcatggacttgttctaattttcttcagcttcaacatgagtttgcatatgagcaattgatgatctgttctgcagttggctcttggccttgttctgactgatgatattgaacttttccatcatctgtttccacagatgtagtcggtttcattcctgtgtattccaactggtGAGGTTCACATATgtaatcactgtttatgttggtgaaaaaagctatttgcaatgaataagtcatcggtcttgcaaaattctatcatgtgatctccagcatcgtttctatcaccaaagccatattttccaactactaatctttgtttccaattttcacattctaatcaccagtaattatcagtgcatttccattgcatgttcgatcaatttcagactgcaaaagttggtaaaaatcttcaatttcttcatctttggccttagtggttggtaagtaaattggaataatagtcatattaactggtcttccttgtaggtgtatggatgttatcctatcactgacagtgttgtacttcaggatagatcttgaaatgtccttttccACAATAAATgctacaccattcctcttcaatttgtcattcccaggatagaccacatgactgtctgattcaaaatgaccaataccagtccatttcagctcattaatgctgagaatatcaatctttatgcattctatttcatttttgatgactttcaattttctcagattcatactttgtgcattcaaTGTTGCGATTATTAATGAAAGTTtgccactgtttcttctcattttgagtcataccacatcagcaaatgaggtcctgaaagcttgacttcatcctcattattaaagtcaactctactttgaggaggcagctcttcccatgtcgtattttgagtgttttccaacctgaggggctcacctttctgcactatatcagataatgtgcCATTGCTTTTTTGTAAGGTTTCActagccagttttttcagaagtaggtccttcttcctagtctgtcttagtctggaagctctgctgaaacctgtctaccatataACAGTATATAGTATATGATTTATTTCTCTGTGTTGACTTTGTATCCTGTGCCCCTGCTAAACTCACCTATTAGTTctaggagttttttttgtttgttgtttttggtgaTTCCTTGAGTTTTTCTATGGAGGTAACCATGTCTTCTGTGAATAGGGacggttttctttctttctttccagactgtgtgtcttttatttcttttcactaTCTAGAACTTTTGCCATAATGTCAAATAGGAATGGTGAGCATGGATGTCtttgccttgttcctgttcttgttgtcgttaggtgccatagagtctgttctgactcatagtgaccacataggacagaataaaactgccccatagggtttccaaggagcggctggtgaattcaaactactgaccttttggttagcagccgagttcttaagcactatgccaccagggctcctgttcttAATCTTAGGGAAAAAGTATTCAGCCTTTCAcctttaagtatgatgttaggtgTAGAATTTTGTATATGCCCTTTATTGAGATGAGGaaattctcttctattcctagtttcctGAGAATTTATATCATGGATGGTTGTtaaaattttgtcaaatgctgtcTTCTGTATCAGCCGATATGATCATGTGCAGCTTTACTTCTTTAGACTGTTactatggtggattacactgattgattttcaaatgttgaatcaGCTTTGCATTCGTATGTTTAAAGTCCATTTGGTAATGATGTATTATTCTTTTTACATAATGATGCAttattctttttatgtattttacataTTACTCTATTCAATTTGCTAATAATGGGCTGAGGATTTGTGTGTCcgtgtttgtagttttcttttcttgtactaTCTTTGTCTGCTTTTGGTACTGGcgtaatctttttaaaaagagtcctggtgtgcagtggttaagcgtttgactgctaacagaaatgttggttggaacccaccagctgctctgtggaagaaagatgtggcagtcaaattacagccttggaagccctatagggcagttctactctctcctactgggtcactatgagttggaatcgattccaaggcacccaacaaaaacaatgtAATCTGTTTGGAAGGCAACTTGTCAATTGTAACTTAAGTCTTTAAAAATTTGTGTGCCCAAGGATTCCACTTTTAAGAATTTATCTTAAGAAAATAGAGATTCCTACGACACAGACTTAGGATTCAGACCTAGATTTGAATATTAACCCATCACTTTACTAATTACTTAGATTCAGTGAGTCTGTTTCctaatccataaaatggggataagagaACCTACTTCACAGAGTTGCTGCATTAAAAGAGACAGTTCAGTGCCCACATCTAGTAAAGCTTGGAAAAAATGGCATCTCTTAAGTACTATGTTATACCGCCCATCCTCTGTAGGACAAGTCTGTCCAAATCAGAAAACATCATCTTTGCCCCATATCAGCCCCCACttttcagaatcaactcgacggcaacgggtttgatgttttgtttttttgtcactTTTTAGTGAGTAGTCTCCTCATTCCTGATTCCTCTGTTTTGTATTAGATGTACTAAGCGTCGGGGATATAAAGACAAAAAAGATACGGTTTCTGTCCTCAGAGAGCTGAATCtcttagagacacacacacaaactaaccAGTATCATGCATTATAACACTATAATGGGGCGTCTGCCCAAGTGGCAGTGGTCTTAAAACGCATAGAAGGTCGGTGTCAGGAGCTGGAGGGCCAGGAAGGAGGGCGGCAACTTCTCCTGCGTAGTCTCAGGGCGGGAGGTAGGGGGAGCTCAGAGTCTTGCTGTTCCCATAGCAACGGGACTTGTATTCTTCAGGCCTCACACGTCACCTTTGTTCAGCGTCTGTAAATAGCGCCTGAGCAGCCTGGAAAAGCCACTTCCCGCCCTCTGGTCCTGGGGTCGCGCAGATCCTTTGCTGTTACCGAACGAGTCCCACATCTCTGATTGGCTCAGGAGGACGAGGGGCGGGAGCAGGCAGCTGGGGGCGTGGCCTTCGTTCCCCCAAACTCGAGTTCGTCTCCCAGAGCGGAAGCCGACCTCTCCCGCCCCGGAAGTGCAAGCTCTGGCGTCTTGCCGATGTGGATTTTGTGGGTGAGGGCGTCGCTTTCGAGATGCCAGGCGCCGCGGCGAAGGTCTCGGAGTTGTCCGAGAGGATCGAGAGCTTCGTGGAAACCCTGAAGCGGGGCGGCGGGCAGCGCAGCTCCGAGGACATGGCTCGGGAGACCCTAGGACTACTACGGCGGATCATCACAGACCACCCCTGGGGCAACGCGGGTGAGGCAGGCCTAGCCCCACCCGCGACCCTGCCCGTTTTCGATCGGATTCCCGAGGTTGAGGATCGCCTTGGCCTCAACGCGCTCTTGCTCGCTCGCTCACTCTCTCTCTCGTGCACCGTAGGGGAGCTGATGGAGCTAATCCGCAGAGAGGGCCAGAGAATGACAGCGGCGCAGCCCTCAGAGACTACAGTGGGCAACATGGTGCGGAgagtgctgaagatcattcgggAGGAGTATGGCAGGTCAGACCCACGTCCCGGGCTCCGAGGTGGGCCCAGTGACGCCCCTCTCCCTGCTTGGAGCCGCCTGCTACCTCCCTAACTGCACCTCCTCTCCACCTCCATCTTTGGATCTTGTTGACCCCATAGACTCCACGGACGCAGCGATGAGAGCGATCAGCAGGAGTCCCTGCACAAGCTCTTGACATCCGGAGGCCTGAGTGAGGATTTCAGCTTCTATTATGCCCAACTCCAGTCCAATATCATCGAGGCAATTAATGAGCTGCTGGTGGAGCTGGGTAAGAGTTCTTTTGATCCCTAGGCAGACAGGACAGGTAGCCGGCAGGTGAGGGAACAGAAGACCCTGGAAGTTGTCCATCAACAGAGATGAGAAACAACCAGTCATCTGGTTCTCAGGTTTGTTCTTCATCCTTTATAAACTACAAATCCATTGCTGGCAGAGAGTTTTCTTAAGGTAGGGTTTTGttctcattttaaagaaaatgaactcCCTAAAACCACAGTTGGTAGACCCTCCTGCATTAAACTTCCTCCTGAATTGTTACACACCACCTCCATCCCTCTTACTTGCCTTTGTGACTCATGAAACCTGCAGATGTTCATTACAGAGTtcctccaggggagaaagaagcTGGAGTTCTGTCTGTGCCCTAAGGTGCAGCTCCCAAattcctcctgtttttcttccctGGCCTCTACTTCAGGTGGAGGTGTTGTGGCCACCTTTTGGAAGAAGAGCTCTTTAAGGGGGAAGCTCTGTTTACCCTACCTTGGGCACTTGAGGATTTTCCAGACTCGATCGTTTCTTGCCTGAATTCATTGTCTTCAAAATCAGTTGCAAGTGTTGTCTGAACTGTCATGGCAGAGGTTTTGATGTGGAGGTGGTTGATGAGCAAAGGTGCTGCACGGAAAAAGGACAGGCTGAGAACTTGGGaggcagaaaaccccaaagaagtGGGACTTTTAAGAAACTCTGATATTTTACTTGAAGTCCATTAACCCTGTGGTAGGTACCAGGGTCTGCTAGGTGGATAGTCTGTGTGAGGGGCAAACTGCCCTTTCCATATTCTGTCATGTCTGTCTGTGACCTGGCATGGCAATTTCATGTTTGCTTTGCAAAACTGGCTGTGTTTGCAGAAGGGACAACGGAGAACATTGCAGCCCAGGCTCTGGAGCATATCCACTCCAATGAGGTGATCATGACCATTGGCTACTCCCGAACAGTAGAGGCCTTCCTCAAAGAGGCTGCCCGAAAGCGGAAATTCCATGTCATTGTGGCAGAGTGTGCTCCTTTCTGCCAGGTAGGGAACTGCTGGAGTTGATAAGAAAAAGGAAATTGAGGCGGGACTAAAGGAGGGGTGGGTGGGGTCCATGCCAACTTTCAAATGATAAGCAAGACATTGAGACATTGACAAGATAGAGTGAAACAGTAAAAGGATTTCAAGTTGTTCATCTTGTGAACATCTTTAAACATTGGTTTAAGAAAGTTTGGTGAACTGCTGGGTCCAAGAAAAGATAAATACTGGTCCTTTTAGGAATCAAAATGGGATACATTAAGTTCGAGATGACTGATGTTTGGTCTAACCTCACTCAATCCCTAGGTAAATAATAGatctcaaaaaagaaaataatacgtAAAGATGCAGGATGTTGTAAAATAACAAGTCAGGATCTATCCTGTCAGCTATTAGCTATGCCTGATTATGCAAGCAAGTAGCATTTCCAGTTTCGTGGCTGCTCTAGGGTATTAGACATTTATTAGCTTACCCTGGGCTCCCCTGCACCTTACCAGAGAATACTTAGGATAGGCAGAAAATGAGTTTGTCTGTTGGGAACTGTGTTCTGGATCTGCCCAGTATCACAGAAGTCCCCAGATCCAGTTACGTTTAAGAGCTCTTTCACTGTGTCTCACTCTTTCTCCCTGCATCAGCCTTTCCTTCCTTTTGCAGGGTCATGAAATGGCCATCAATTTGTCCAAAGCAGGTATTGAGACAACTGTCATGACTGATGCTGCCATTTTTGCTGTTATGTCAAGAGTCAACAAGGTAAGTATATTTGGAGTCCTTTATTTGTTTCATCGTTCCTCACTTGTGGTAGTCTCTAAATTTGGTTAAAGTACTGAATAAAATGCAGTAGAACTAAAGCTAAGTGTGTCAACTGCGAAGGATTGGTGAGAAGCTTCCTACCCTATGCTCAGAGAGCCTGGCAGTGGTAGACGGCGAATGACAAAGGCTCCTGACTCCTCAGGAAGTGTGGTATATAGGTTTTCAGAAAAGACAGGGCTAAGAGCGGTAGGTATTGCAGTTTCCTTGTCCatactttgttcattcttttcttgGGAACCTACTTTCAAGCTAGAACCTTTGGTACTGAGCCTAAAATCCCTTTCCTTCTTCTGGCCTATGACCCCTTAGGACACCAGGACCTGAGCACTCAGCCTGTTGTGCCCTGTGGCCCCTTTAAGGCTTACCCCCAGGATGACTCACATTTTTCTTCCTGTTCCAAAGGTAATCACTGGCACAAAGACCATCCTGGCCAACGGTGCCCTGAGAGCTGTGACAGGAACTCACACTCTAGCACTGGCAGCAAAACACCATTCCACCCCACTCATCGTCTGTGCTCCCATGTTCAAGCTTTCCCCACAggtatgtctgtctgtctctatGTGATAGCTAGCAGAGGGAAAGAAGCCAAAGTATAGGCCTGAACTGTGGGCCTTCAATCTACTCAATCTGGAGCCTCTCTGTATCTGCATTTACTCAATGGATTAGACCCAGTAGGGGCTAGAATGAGCCACAGAAGTCTTGATCCGGGAAAAACAATTGAGAGTTATAACCTGCCAGCTTTAGGAAGTCAAAATAGTAATGTCAGGACAATACATAGTTGGGAAAGGTCCTTTGTTTACATTGCCACCACTCCCtgtcaccccagccatgtctgaAAATGCCAGGCAGTAGAAACTAGGAACATAGAATTGGTCTTACTCATGATAGCTGAGGGCCTGTCCTCTTTAGCCTGAACACAGGCAGTTAAGTGAAGCCATTTCATCTGTGATAGAAGCTATTTGCTTTGAGAACATGAACCTGTTTatagttctctctctttttttttttaaccttttggttttagtttgccAATGAAGAAGATTCATTTCACAAGTTTGTGGCTCCTGAAGAAGTCCTGCCTTTCACAGAAGGTACagaagttttgtgtgtgtgtattttgggcttgtgtatgtgtgtacatgcatgtgtggTTCTGTTTTGGTGATCAAAAGGACGGAATGCTGTCAGCTTATACTTGTGGTGACTGTTCTTTTAAGCAGCTTAGAGTACTTAGTGGCCTGAACTAGCCCATGTTCTGAGACTAATACATTTTAGCTGAGCCGTTGGAGCCATGAGGCGTTGGATCACCTAGCATTGACTGCATTTGGCTTTACACGTTGAGACACAGGCAACAATTCAATGGAAAAATGTACTTGTTTTCAATTGCTGTTAGGAGTCACTTTGGTGAAGTGGCTGCCAAAGGAAATGGGCTCTGAAATGTTCTTATTTATAAAACTCGCCTAATACCTGGTGTGTTGAAGGTCCTTTTCTCTGACTTATGAAGATAGCAGCTTTGCTCAGTGAGCCTGCTGCCTCATCAATAGTTACTCTGGCCATAAACACGCTTTGGGAGCAAAGCATAGTATTTGGAGTTCCTTCTTGAAAGTTGAATAacttcatccatttattcaaacattctttcaagaaatatttctcaCAGAGAGGAGAAGAGGGCCAAGATatgaccgtggtctcagggaatatctatctaggtcaactggcataacaaagttcataaagaaaaagttcataaagaaaatgttgtacatcctactttgttgacTAGCGTCTAggctcttaaaagcttatgaatggccatctaagatacatctattggtcccatcacattcagagcaaaggagaatgaagaaaaccaaagacacaagggaaatattagcccaaagaactaatggaccacatgaaccacaacctgtaccagtctgagcccagaactaggtggtgcccagccaccagcaccaacagctctgacagggatcacagtagggTCCATCGTGACCCACAAGGAGttcccaggcagagcaggagaaaaatgtagaacaaaactcaaattcacaaaaaaagattagTCTCATTGCTCTGACAtggactggaggaactcctgagactatggcccctggacaccttgataactcagaactaaagctactcctgaagtccacctcccacctttcggccaaagattagacaggccgatagaacaaacagtaacacaaatGAGGAAcaggcttcttagttcaatcaagtatatgagaccaaatgggcaatacatgcccaaagacaagaaagcaggaagggacaggaaaactggatgaatgaacttggagaacccagggtggaaagggagaggaggagagtgctgacacattgcgagggttgccaccaatgtcacagaacaatttgtgtataaatttttgaataagaaactaatttgcactgtaaactttcacctaaaacacagtaaaattttttaaaaatgttaaaaaaattcATCAAGCACCCCCTGTGTATCCAgcactattctaggcactggggatttaCCAGTGGGAACCAGACAATGCCTTGCTCCCACAGCGTTTACATTTCTgttgggggaagacagacaagaAAATATCAGGTCATGGGATGTTCTAGGAAGAAAACAACAAATCAGGCTGACGTGATGGGAAGTGGCTAGGGGACTGCCTTAGATTAGGGAGTTAGGAGGGGTCTTTCTGAGATGACATTTCAGCCGAGTCGTGAATCATAAGAGCCCACTGTGTGAAGATGGGAAAGTTTTCCAGGCACTTGGGAAAATGGTATGAGATGGGTACATGCTTAGCCTGCTGGAAAAAGATGGCTACACGGTTAGAGAGTAATGAGCAAGGGGAAAGTGGTACAAATTGTAACTATGGTACCGTGGTAGGGAGGGGCCAGATCATGAAGGCTCTAATcccaaatttgaattttattctaaggGCTATGGAGAGGCATTGTAAAGTTTTAAGCAGGGGGCATCATCTGAAGTCATCTCTTTTGGTTTGCATTTTGCCACAGCTTCCCTTCTGTGGGGTAGCTGGCAGGCCTGACTTATTGAGCCTAGAGTCTATATGCTACTTTATTATTAGAGCAGGATCCTCAGTATGTGTGCTTGCCTTCCAGGGGACATTCTGGAGAAGGTCAGCGTTCACTGCCCTGTGTTTGACTACGTCCCCCCAGAGCTCATTACCCTCTTTATCTCCAACATTGGTGGGAATGCACCTTCCTACATCTACCGCCTGATGAGTGAACTCTACCATCCTGATGATCATGTCCTGTGACCGCCACTTATCCTAAGCAGGGGTTGCTTAGGCAAACACAGAATGGAGAGACTTCAGTGCTACTGCTGAAATACATCCTCCTTGTAAAGGGGAACTGAACTGGAGTCAACCTAAAAGAAACTGGATacttttcctgccttttcagtcGTCCTCAAACAAGGGCACACATCCAAGACTGTTTTTTGCCTTTCAGATCTTAACACAGCAGCAGGGCTTGACCTATTGATTTTGGAGCCTCTAAGTGGCATGGTCGCGTCTGCATCAGGAACTTAAGCTTTCTGGTTCAGTGATATGTTATGTTAAACATAACACTGAATATCTTGCTGTGGGATAGAGATTTTT
The window above is part of the Loxodonta africana isolate mLoxAfr1 chromosome 10, mLoxAfr1.hap2, whole genome shotgun sequence genome. Proteins encoded here:
- the EIF2B2 gene encoding translation initiation factor eIF2B subunit beta produces the protein MPGAAAKVSELSERIESFVETLKRGGGQRSSEDMARETLGLLRRIITDHPWGNAGELMELIRREGQRMTAAQPSETTVGNMVRRVLKIIREEYGRLHGRSDESDQQESLHKLLTSGGLSEDFSFYYAQLQSNIIEAINELLVELEGTTENIAAQALEHIHSNEVIMTIGYSRTVEAFLKEAARKRKFHVIVAECAPFCQGHEMAINLSKAGIETTVMTDAAIFAVMSRVNKVITGTKTILANGALRAVTGTHTLALAAKHHSTPLIVCAPMFKLSPQFANEEDSFHKFVAPEEVLPFTEGDILEKVSVHCPVFDYVPPELITLFISNIGGNAPSYIYRLMSELYHPDDHVL